One Phaseolus vulgaris cultivar G19833 chromosome 2, P. vulgaris v2.0, whole genome shotgun sequence DNA window includes the following coding sequences:
- the LOC137812727 gene encoding uncharacterized protein yields MGGAQALKRIPRIKFPNRHPNSAASGSASTTQASSSASDANLSFFSSSNASATVGGKASLQPKRTPVSKEEIEAVLLGGCF; encoded by the exons ATGGGTGGAGCTCAGGCGTTGAAACGAATCCCTCGCATCAAGTTTCCGAACAGACATCCCAATTCCGCCGCTTCTG GTTCAGCATCTACGACTCAGGCTTCATCTTCAGCTAGTGATGCTAATTTATCATTCTTTTCAAGTTCAAATGCTTCCGCAACAGTGGGAGGGAAGGCCTCTCTTCAGCCCAAAAGAACTCCAgtgtccaaggaagaaattgaAGCAGTCTTG TTGGGTGGCTGCTTCTAA
- the LOC137809541 gene encoding uncharacterized protein has translation MIRTIFACFSGKVSHKKAKVEAVEERKDVYRDELTEKKRARRAVKKRVRFAEVEATIMGEENEKEFEKRRCESGEEVGEKEGMRVRIRLTKEEAARLLSKCNKEGPLQFNDVAHQLLFIPAHRLSILSHPTDTL, from the coding sequence ATGATTCGCACCATATTTGCATGCTTCAGTGGGAAAGTGTCACATAAAAAAGCAAAAGTAGAGGCAGTGGAAGAGAGAAAGGATGTTTACAGAGATGAGTTGACAGAAAAAAAGAGGGCGAGGAGGGCAGTGAAGAAAAGGGTGAGGTTTGCAGAGGTAGAAGCTACGATCATGggagaagaaaatgaaaaggagtTTGAGAAAAGAAGGTGTGAGAGTGGTGAGGAGGTGGGAGAAAAAGAAGGGATGAGAGTGAGGATTAGACTGACAAAGGAGGAAGCTGCAAGGTTGCTATCAAAATGCAACAAAGAAGGACCTCTTCAATTCAACGACGTTGCTCATCAACTTCTCTTCATCCCTGCTCACCGTCTTTCTATTCTGTCACATCCCACAGACACTCTCTAG
- the LOC137812728 gene encoding RING-H2 finger protein ATL20-like: MATSAIFCAFCLLLFHLQTTRGNNNQQQQAICKSLRCGNLDIQFPFGLKHSDQDPRCRYFPVPTFQLSCINRTQTVIELPGFGNFVVKNIDYDSQSIKVNDPNGCLPKRFLHPWNLSDSPFTLNPLIYGPSPFNLTFTRCSSNVTASPGFPLRPVSCLSDNPNYSVIASWSRPIESSTVMSERCRVMAHALVPVPVLDVSKWPFWSDLNTNLELVWTEPRCSHCALTGQLCGFSSQSNRSLRVGCFPRDSGKGLSRSAKYGLAIGVGIPGLLCFIGISCFVCGKVRMLSHRRRRSHLPITISLEPVPFVAGLDGATIEKYPKTLIGESGRLLKANDNTCAICLSEYQPKETLRSIPECDHYFHADCIDEWLKLNATCPLCRNSPDTSTPSSSFSPTSSSFSSPH, encoded by the exons ATGGCTACCTCAGCCATTTTTTGTGCTTTCTGTCTCCTTCTTTTCCATCTCCAAACCACAAGAGGGAATAACAACCAACAGCAACAGGCTATTTGTAAAAGCTTGAGATGCGGCAATTTAGACATTCAGTTTCCTTTCGGTCTGAAACACTCCGACCAAGATCCTCGCTGCAGGTATTTCCCAGTTCCAACTTTCCAACTTTCTTGCATCAATCGAACACAAACAGTTATAGAGCTCCCAGGTTTCGGGAACTTCGTCGTCAAAAACATCGATTACGACTCCCAAAGCATCAAAGTCAACGACCCCAATGGCTGCCTTCCAAAGCGGTTCTTACACCCCTGGAACCTTTCGGATTCACCTTTCACTTTGAACCCCTTGATTTATGGACCCTCTCCCTTTAACCTCACTTTCACGCGTTGCTCTTCCAACGTCACGGCCTCCCCTGGATTCCCGTTAAGGCCGGTTTCGTGCCTGAGCGACAACCCGAACTATTCGGTGATAGCTTCGTGGTCACGGCCCATTGAGTCGTCAACGGTCATGTCGGAACGGTGCCGAGTAATGGCTCATGCTCTTGTTCCTGTCCCGGTGTTGGACGTGTCCAAGTGGCCCTTCTGGTCCGATCTCAACACAAACCTTGAACTGGTGTGGACCGAACCCAGGTGCAGCCATTGTGCACTCACTGGTCAACTTTGTGGCTTCTCCAGTCAGAGTAATCGAAGTCTTCGAGTTGGGTGCTTTCCTAGGGACTCCGGCAAAG GTCTTTCGAGGAGTGCGAAGTATGGGTTAGCCATTGGAGTGGGAATACCAGGTCTGTTATGCTTCATCGGAATTTCTTGCTTTGTGTGCGGCAAGGTTAGGATGCTGAGCCACCGTCGCCGTCGCTCACATCTTCCCATCACCATTTCCCTAGAACCCGTTCCTTTTGTAGCGGGTCTTGACGGCGCCACAATTGAAAAGTATCCGAAAACTCTGATCGGAGAGAGTGGTCGGTTATTGAAGGCGAACGACAACACCTGCGCAATTTGCCTCTCTGAATATCAACCCAAAGAGACGCTAAGGAGCATTCCGGAATGTGACCATTATTTTCACGCAGATTGCATAGACGAGTGGCTGAAGTTGAACGCCACCTGCCCCCTCTGCAGGAATTCCCCCGACACTTCTacaccttcttcttctttctctcccACTTCCTCCTCGTTCTCCTCTCCACACTAG
- the LOC137812729 gene encoding uncharacterized protein, whose amino-acid sequence MTLNLCTPCFSRLLHHPFSSLPKLSETCVNHAANTTSPFPSLFFTTPSLSNLSPFLNSKASVSESHNETSDDTANILDQQLLLQVAANAKDADEALQIIADNSSRNDGVVSTSDCCSVISAALNRNNPELALSIFYAMRASFHPVDESGSLAARWKWSRPNANVYALLIQGLAAVLRVSDALRVIKYICEVGVSPGEEVRFGKIVKCPSCQIAVGVAQPQQGIQIVSCSKCRYQYELVSGDIVSIESEEISMDITAWERGLRYIKLRKQSIPSAVHSIVVQTPSGMARTHRFATETVDLPAQEGERVTIAVAAPSNVYRKVGPFKFSPRNPDFYPGEAMCITNHKDGRESLLLRAPRKEENSSLLKPSFLFPLIALLATGDAASGLVDPGLPQLLSVVAVSTLVVGSTLNTVVLPQFNQLPQKSVDAVAIKQRLLSQYDVLLSRINDLKEAAEKEVWMLARMCQLENKISAVGEPAYRTRRSKVKRVRESLQNSLRGRIELIDSYARISSMIEIEVEMETDVLAAETASNIDSISEQIEQIMELENLEEGWKIQAEANDEAERLLSSQPMPLDEV is encoded by the exons ATGACGCTAAACCTTTGCACTCCATGCTTCTCTCGCCTACTCCACCACCCTTTTTCTTCTCTCCCCAAACTCTCCGAAACCTGTGTCAACCACGCCGCCAACACCACCTCTCCTTTTCCCTCTCTATTTTTCACCACTCCCTCTCTTTCCAACCTTTCGCCATTCCTAAATTCCAAAGCCTCCGTCAGCGAGAGCCACAATGAAACCTCCGACGATACCGCTAACATACTCGACCAACAGCTCCTCCTCCAAGTCGCTGCCAACGCCAAAGACGCCGATGAGGCCTTGCAGATTATCGCCGACAACTCCTCCCGGAACGACGGCGTCGTTTCCACCTCCGACTGCTGCTCCGTTATCTCCGCTGCGCTTAACCGCAACAATCCTGAACTCGCTCTCTCCATCTTCTACGCCATGCGCGCCAGTTTTCATCCAG TTGACGAGAGTGGTTCTTTGGCTGCGAGATGGAAGTGGTCGCGGCCAAATGCAAATGTTTATGCTCTGTTGATTCAGGGTTTAGCGGCTGTGTTAAGGGTTTCTGACGCTCTTAGAGTGATTAAGTATATTTGTGAGGTTGGCGTTTCCCCTGGCGAGGAG GTACGTTTTGGGAAGATAGTGAAATGTCCTAGTTGTCAGATTGCTGTTGGTGTTGCACAGCCACAACAAGGTATTCAG ATAGTATCTTGTTCCAAGTGTCGCTACCAATACGAACTTGTTTCAGGTGACATAGTCAGCATTGAATCAGAAGAAATCAG CATGGACATAACAGCGTGGGAAAGGGGGTTAAGATACATTAAACTGAGGAAGCAAAGCATTCCCTCTGCTGTTCATTCTATTGTG GTGCAGACCCCGTCTGGTATGGCTCGCACTCATAGATTTGCAACTGAAACAGTTGATCTGCCAGCACAAGAAGGAGAAAGGGTAACTATTGCTGTGGCAGCTCCATCAAACGTATATAGAAAGGTAGGCCCTTTTAAATTCAGTCCAAGGAATCCTGATTTCTATCCCGGTGAAGCTATGTGCATAACAAACCACAAAGATGGGCGGGAGTCACTACTGTTAAGAGCCCCAAGAAAAGAGGAAAATTCATCATTGCTGAAACCCTCCTTCCTTTTTCCACTTATCGCTTTGTTGGCCACTGGGGATGCCGCCTCTGGACTTGTTGACCCTGGCCTTCCCCAGTTACTATCAGTTGTTGCAGTTTCAACCCTTGTTGTTGGGTCTACGTTGAACACTGTTGTTCTTCCCCAGTTTAATCAG CTTCCACAGAAGTCAGTAGATGCAGTTGCGATCAAACAACGACTTCTATCTCAATATGATGTTCTTCTGTCTCGCATCAATGACCTCAAAGAAGCTGCTGAAAAAGAG GTTTGGATGCTAGCTCGAATGTGCCAACTTGAGAACAAAATTTCAGCTGTTGGAGAACCTGCTTATCG GACTCGGAGAAGTAAAGTCAAGAGGGTGCGAGAGAGCCTGCAAAACTCCCTTAGAGGACGGATTGAACTGATTGACAGCTATGCTAGG ATTTCCTCAATGATTGAAATCGAAGTGGAGATGGAGACTGATGTTCTTGCTGCTGAAACTGCTAGTAACATA GACAGTATCTCAGAACAGATAGAGCAAATCATGGAGCTTGAAAATTTGGAGGAG GGATGGAAAATCCAAGCAGAAGCCAATGATGAGGCTGAAAGACTTCTTAGTTCCCAGCCCATGCCTCTGGACGAAGTTTGA
- the LOC137812730 gene encoding UDP-glucose 4-epimerase GEPI48-like, with the protein MPTILVTGGAGYIGSHTVLQLLLAGYNVFAVDNFDNSSAVAIIRVKELAGKFANNLSFVELDLRNRAALEKVFTTAKFDAVIHFAGLKAVGESVRKPLLYFDNNLIGTIILFQVMAAHGCKKLVFSSSATVYGWPKEVPCTEEFPLSVTNPYGRTKLIIEEICRDLYCSDSDWKIILLRYFNPVGAHPSGSIGEDPRGIPNNLMPFVQQVAVGRLTSLTIFGNDYKTSDGTGIRDYIHVLDLAEGHIAALRKLDDAKIGCEVYNLGTGKGTSVLEMVKAFEQASGKKIPLAMGGRRPGDAEIVYASTKKAERELNWKAKHGIDDMCRDQWNWASKNPYGYGRSGDSSN; encoded by the exons ATGCCAACGATTCTGGTTACCGGTGGTGCCGGATACATCGGTAGCCACACCGTCCTCCAGCTTCTCCTCGCCGGTTACAATGTCTTCGCCGTCGACAACTTCGACAACTCCAGCGCAGTCGCCATCATCAGAGTCAAGGAACTTGCTGGAAAATTCGCAAATAACCTTTCCTTCGTCGAG TTAGACTTGCGGAACAGAGCTGCGCTCGAGAAAGTTTTTACAACCGCAAA GTTTGATGCTGTCATACATTTTGCTGGGCTGAAAGCAGTGGGTGAAAGTGTGCGGAAACCACTACTCTACTTTGATAACAACTTGATTGGGACAATCATTTTATTTCAAGTCATGGCTGCCCATGGATGTAAAAAG CTTGTGTTCTCATCTTCAGCAACTGTATATGGCTGGCCAAAGGAGGTTCCATGTACTGAAGAATTCCCTTTGTCAGTGACAAACCCATATGGACGGACCAAG CTTATCATCGAAGAGATTTGTCGTGATCTCTACTGTTCAGATTCAGATTGGAAAATTATACTGTTGAGATACTTCAACCCAGTTGGTGCACATCCTAGTGGTTCTATTGGTGAGGATCCTCGTGGAATTCCGAACAATCTCATGCCCTTTGTTCAACAAGTGGCAGTTGGCAGACTCACTTCACTGACAATTTTTGGAAACGATTATAAAACCAGTGACGGCACTGGA ATTCGTGATTACATTCATGTTCTTGACTTAGCAGAAGGGCACATTGCTGCTTTGCGTAAACTGGATGATGCTAAAATAG GTTGTGAAGTTTATAACTTGGGAACAGGAAAGGGAACATCAGTTTTGGAGATGGTAAAGGCTTTTGAACAGGCCTCTGGAAAG aAAATTCCACTTGCAATGGGTGGCCGTAGACCTGGAGATGCTGAAATTGTTTATGCTTCAACGAAGAAAGCGGAAAGAGAACTCAATTGGAA GGCTAAACATGGCATCGATGATATGTGTCGGGATCAATGGAACTGGGCTAGCAAAAACCCTTATGGCTATGGTAGATCTGGAGATTCCTCCAACTGA
- the LOC137809543 gene encoding uncharacterized protein — protein MIRTIFACFSGKVSHKKAKVEAVEERKDVYRDELTEKKRARRAVKKRVRFAEVEATIMGEENEKEFEKRRCESGEEVGEKEGMRVRIRLTKEEAARLLSKCNKEGPLQFNDVAHQLLFIPAHRLSILSDTL, from the coding sequence ATGATTCGCACCATATTTGCATGCTTCAGTGGGAAAGTGTCACATAAAAAAGCAAAAGTAGAGGCAGTGGAAGAGAGAAAGGATGTTTACAGAGATGAGTTGACAGAAAAAAAGAGGGCGAGGAGGGCAGTGAAGAAAAGGGTGAGGTTTGCAGAGGTAGAAGCTACGATCATGggagaagaaaatgaaaaggagtTTGAGAAAAGAAGGTGTGAGAGTGGTGAGGAGGTGGGAGAAAAAGAAGGGATGAGAGTGAGGATTAGACTGACAAAGGAGGAAGCTGCAAGGTTGCTATCAAAATGCAACAAAGAAGGACCTCTTCAATTCAACGACGTTGCTCATCAACTTCTCTTCATCCCTGCTCACCGTCTTTCCATTCTTTCAGACACTCTCTAG